One Polycladomyces zharkentensis genomic region harbors:
- a CDS encoding amino acid permease has translation MTKQELQKSLKMRHMRMISIGGVIGAGLFVGSGAVIHATGPAAVISYLLAGVLIVLIMRMLGEMAAAYPSIGSFAEYGRLALGDWAGFSIGWLYWYFWVIVVAVEATAGAGILQYWLPGVPLWVLSLVLMVLLTLTNVISVRSYGEFEYWFASIKVGAIVVFMILGGLFVLGLWPGASMSFSNLYAHGGFAPHGFSSILQGIVIVIFSFVGSEIVTIAAAESSEPEKAVAKATNSVIWRVLVFYIGSIFLVVTMLPWNAAGVLKSPYVSALTALHIPAADQIMNIIVLTAVLSCLNSGLYTSSRMLYALAKKGDAPRWFMHLNGRGVPIRAILLGTVVGYLSVIMSYVSPDQVFLFLVNSSGAVALFIYLLIAVSQLRMRARLERERPERLQVRMWGYPVLTYVTIAGMLAVIGSMALIPSIRSQLWASLLSWLVVLVAYALRGRWSVSQSDDASRTERA, from the coding sequence GTGACGAAACAAGAACTGCAGAAAAGCTTGAAAATGCGGCACATGCGAATGATTTCGATCGGAGGGGTGATCGGTGCCGGGTTGTTCGTCGGAAGCGGTGCGGTCATCCACGCGACCGGTCCGGCGGCCGTGATCTCGTATCTGCTGGCAGGTGTATTGATCGTCCTGATCATGCGCATGTTGGGCGAAATGGCGGCGGCATATCCCTCCATCGGATCGTTCGCTGAGTACGGACGGCTGGCGCTGGGTGACTGGGCCGGTTTTTCGATCGGCTGGTTGTATTGGTATTTCTGGGTCATCGTCGTGGCGGTGGAAGCGACTGCCGGTGCGGGCATTTTGCAATATTGGCTGCCCGGCGTGCCGTTGTGGGTATTGAGCTTGGTTTTGATGGTGTTATTGACGCTGACCAATGTCATTTCCGTTCGCTCTTACGGGGAGTTTGAATATTGGTTTGCCTCGATCAAAGTGGGTGCCATTGTCGTCTTCATGATCCTGGGCGGCTTGTTTGTGCTGGGATTGTGGCCGGGCGCGTCGATGAGCTTTTCCAATCTCTACGCTCACGGCGGGTTTGCTCCCCACGGGTTTTCCTCCATCCTCCAGGGGATCGTGATTGTCATCTTTTCGTTTGTCGGATCGGAGATCGTTACCATCGCCGCCGCTGAATCATCCGAACCCGAAAAGGCGGTAGCCAAGGCGACCAACTCCGTGATTTGGCGCGTGCTGGTGTTTTACATCGGTTCGATCTTTCTGGTGGTCACCATGTTGCCCTGGAATGCCGCCGGCGTACTGAAAAGCCCGTATGTCAGTGCATTGACGGCACTCCATATTCCCGCCGCCGACCAGATCATGAACATCATCGTGTTGACGGCGGTTCTCTCCTGTCTCAACTCCGGTTTGTACACTTCGTCCCGGATGTTGTACGCATTGGCGAAAAAGGGAGACGCTCCCCGCTGGTTCATGCACCTCAACGGGCGAGGCGTTCCCATTCGCGCCATCCTGCTGGGGACGGTGGTCGGCTACCTGTCCGTCATCATGTCGTATGTGTCACCGGATCAAGTCTTTTTGTTCCTCGTAAACTCGTCGGGTGCGGTCGCATTGTTCATCTACCTGCTGATTGCAGTCTCCCAGCTGCGCATGCGCGCCCGGCTGGAGCGGGAACGGCCGGAACGGTTGCAAGTCCGGATGTGGGGCTATCCCGTACTAACCTATGTGACCATCGCCGGCATGTTGGCCGTGATCGGGTCCATGGCGTTGATTCCCTCGATACGGTCCCAGTTGTGGGCCAGCCTGCTCAGTTGGTTGGTGGTGTTGGTGGCCTATGCGTTGCGCGGACGGTGGAGCGTCAGTCAATCGGATGACGCCTCACGAACGGAAAGGGCTTGA
- a CDS encoding aspartate aminotransferase family protein: protein MNGQTMTTSSAKEWWDKDRQLIWHQMARYHPDAHPLVVTRAEGAWVTDVEGRKYLDGMAGLWCVNAGYGRKELARAAYEQLIEMPYYPLTQSHLPAIRLGEKLREWLGDDYLFFFSNSGSEANETAFKIARQYHRQNGEPDRYKFLSRYRAYHGNTLGAMSATGQAQRKYRYEPLVPGFLQVPPPDCYHCPFGKAPDSCARECAQIFDYTMNWEIDRTVAGVIMEPIITGGGILIPPDDYLGRVREICDRHGALLIIDEVICGFGRTGKPFGFMHYGIQPDIVTMAKGITSGYLPLAVTAVRKELFEAFKGTEEYDHFRHVNTFGGNPAACALAVENLNILEKEKLVERSATLGEQILASLSEMADLPHVGQIRGKGLLIGIELVEDKETRQPATPDRVNAVIATCKDLGVLVGKNGDTVAGFNNVIVISPPLSLTDEDADLLVNKVKQALQEHAS, encoded by the coding sequence ATGAACGGGCAAACCATGACAACCTCATCGGCAAAAGAGTGGTGGGACAAGGATCGACAACTGATTTGGCACCAGATGGCACGGTATCATCCCGACGCGCACCCGCTGGTGGTGACGCGGGCCGAGGGTGCGTGGGTGACGGATGTGGAAGGTCGGAAGTATTTGGACGGAATGGCGGGATTGTGGTGTGTCAATGCCGGATACGGCAGGAAAGAGCTGGCTCGGGCGGCATACGAGCAATTAATCGAGATGCCGTACTACCCCCTTACCCAAAGCCACCTGCCCGCGATCCGGTTGGGTGAGAAATTGCGGGAGTGGTTGGGGGACGATTATTTGTTCTTCTTTTCCAACAGCGGTTCGGAAGCCAACGAGACGGCTTTCAAAATCGCCCGTCAATACCATCGCCAAAATGGCGAGCCCGACCGTTACAAGTTCCTTTCCCGCTACCGCGCCTATCATGGCAATACGCTGGGGGCGATGTCGGCGACGGGACAAGCCCAGCGCAAATACCGGTATGAACCGTTGGTTCCGGGATTTCTCCAGGTTCCGCCGCCGGACTGTTACCACTGTCCTTTTGGAAAAGCACCGGATTCCTGCGCCAGGGAGTGTGCGCAAATTTTCGACTATACGATGAATTGGGAAATTGACCGGACCGTGGCCGGTGTCATTATGGAACCGATCATCACGGGCGGGGGTATCCTGATCCCTCCTGATGATTATTTGGGTCGGGTGAGGGAGATTTGCGACCGTCACGGTGCGCTGTTGATCATCGATGAAGTGATCTGCGGGTTCGGCCGAACAGGCAAGCCGTTCGGATTTATGCACTACGGCATCCAACCGGACATCGTCACGATGGCCAAAGGGATCACCAGCGGGTATCTCCCCTTGGCGGTCACCGCGGTGCGCAAAGAATTGTTTGAAGCGTTCAAAGGGACGGAGGAATATGACCACTTCCGTCACGTGAACACCTTCGGCGGCAATCCGGCCGCATGTGCGTTGGCGGTTGAGAACCTGAACATCCTTGAAAAGGAAAAATTGGTGGAACGATCTGCAACATTGGGTGAACAGATCTTGGCGTCGTTGTCCGAAATGGCGGATCTGCCGCATGTGGGTCAGATCCGTGGCAAGGGTCTGTTGATCGGGATTGAGCTGGTGGAAGATAAGGAAACCCGACAACCGGCAACCCCGGATCGCGTCAATGCGGTGATCGCGACGTGCAAGGATCTGGGTGTGTTGGTCGGCAAGAACGGGGACACGGTGGCTGGATTCAACAATGTGATCGTCATCTCTCCGCCGTTGTCCCTGACAGATGAAGATGCGGATCTCCTCGTCAACAAGGTGAAACAGGCGTTGCAAGAGCACGCGAGTTAA